TGGCCCGACACAATGCTGACATACCTCGAAGAAGACTCCATGCTTTTTACATGCGACTTTTTCGGCGCGCACTACACTTCTAACGGGCTTTTCGCCGACCTCTCGCCAGAGCTCGCCGAAGCGGCAAAACGCTACTACGCGGAAATCATGATGCCGTTCGCAAACTTCTGCGCAAAATACCTCGCAAAGGTGAAAGAGCTTTCCCCGAAGGCGATTCTGCCGAGCCACGGGCCGATTTACGCCGGCAAAGACTCGGTAGAATTTATCGAAAACCTCTACGAAAAATGGACGGGCGGAAGCTCCGCATGCAAGGCGGTAATAGCCTACGTTTCGATGTACGACAGCACAAAACTCATGGCGGACTACCTCGAAAACGCGCTCGCCTCGCGAGGGGTGCAGGCGGTCAAGGCCGACCTCATGGAAAGCGACGAGGGCGAACTCGCCGAACAGCTTGTGGACGCGGCGGGAATCGTCTTCGGCACTCCGATGGTGCTCAACGGCCCGCACCCGAAGTCGGTCTACCTTGCGTACATTGCAAACATTCTGCGCCCCAAGCTGAAATTCACGGCTGTGTTCGGCTCGCTCGGCTGGGCGGGCAAGCTCGACGCGCCGATTGACGCAATGTTCACGCAAATCAAGCCCCAAAAGCTCGAAACCGTTGCGGTAAAAGGCCGACCGACACCCGAAGACTTCAAGCGGCTCGACGCCCTTGCCGACGCAATCGCCGCGATTACAAAACCGCAATAGCGCAGGTCAAAAAATACCCGAACGCGGAAGAACGCAATTTGCGCTTCCGCTTTTTTTTTGCGCAATCAAGCAAAAGGCAATACGCAAAAAAACGCGCGGAGAAAACCCGCGCGTTCGCGTAAAACTTCGCATTCAAAGCGTCCGAAACGCCGCCCTACTTTATCGAAACTCCCGATGTGTTGTTTTTGCCGAGCTCGAAATGCTTGTAGTCCGCGCCGATTTTTTCGCCGAAGTATTCGAAGTTTTCGAGGCTCAGGTTTTTCACGAACGAATTTTCGTCGACGCCGTCGATGAAAATCGTCCCCTTGAAGTCGCCCTTTTTGCCGTACACTTTGAAGTTTTTAAGGGAGCAGTCGAAAACCTTGCCCGCCTTGTCGGAGTCGGCGTGTATTGTAAGCTTGATTTTGCGCGGATTGGCAATAAGCATGCACATGTCGTTCCCGTTCGAGCGCACGGTGATGTTTTCGAAGGAGACGTTGCGCATGGGCATGGCGTTTGCCGCCTGCAACCAGATTATGCCCTTCGACCAAAATGCCCGCGGGTCGCGGCAGTTGACGGCGTAGAACGGCACGTCGATGTTGCGCACTTTGATGTCCGCCATTTCCGACGCGGCGCACTCGAAGCCGATTCTGAAAATGTTGGCTATGTCCGTCCAGAACAGGCAGTTTTCTATCGAGATATTTTTGCACGGCAGGAACGCGCCGAACGCAGGCTTTCCCGAAATCACCGTGCCTACGGTGCTCTCCGCGCCGCCCATTCCCTTGACGGCGATGATGTCGTCCTGGGCGCGGGCGAAGACGTTTTTAATGGAGACGTCGGAAGTGTTGCAGAGGTCGATTGCGTCGTCGTTAATCATGCGCGAGGCGCAGAGCTTTACGTTGTCGATTTCCACGCCTTTGCTCGACCGCACGACGAACATCCAGCCCGACGGGTCTTTGCAGACGATGTCGCGCACGGAGAGGTTTTCGCATTTGTCGAAGTCGAGCATGTTGCCCGTGCTGAAACGCTCCGACAGCTCGCCGCTCAAAATTCCGCGCCCGCGAACGGAGATGTTTTTGCCCGTCGCCCGAAGCCTCGACTTCACGACAGCCCCGCCCGCGATGTACAGCGTCTGGTTGTCGGAAAGCTTTATTTCGTCGGGAGTGTGCACGCCCGCGCCGAAGTACACAACGTTTTTGTCGCCCGCTTTCGGCGCGTCCTTTTCGAGCGGATTGCCGAAGATTACAAGCGGCATGTTGCGCTCGTCGCGAATCACGACCGCGCTGAACGGCGGCTTTGCGACGTCGAAAACAATCCTGTTCTTTTCCGAAACTTTCGCCTTTATTCGGTTCGGGAACAGCTCCGCCTTGTCGAGGGGCTTGGCGGATTTCACGGTAATTTCGGCGTCGCGGTCGAAATCGAACATCGCAAAGTAGTACTCGCCGCCCTCGAACTGCGGCGACAACGCCTTGTAAATATCCACATTCTTTCCGTTGACGCTCACACTCCAGCTCGTCCGCGCCTTTTCCGAAGCGGGCGCGGGGTAGGTTATTACTGTCGGCTCGGATTTTGCGCACGCGGCAAACGGCAAAACGAACAGCGCGGCAAGCGGCGCGAAGAGTTTTGTTAACATCATTTTTTTCATCATATAATTCACTCCCTGTATTTACATTCAATTTGTTGCTCAAAAAATAAATTCAGACGCGCAAAGGAAAGTCAATAGCGTTTTGCGCGTTTAAAGCGGTTCGGAATACTGACGGCGCGGCGCAAGGATTGCCCTAAAACCCGCCGTTCTCGCGGAGATTTTTTGCGTTTGCCGTTGTCCGATTTTTTCGTTTCGGCAAAGCGGAGTTCCGCTATCTGGGCGCGGCCATCTTTCTGTAAAACAGGAATTGGAAGTCGCGCGGCGGAAGGTCTATGCGCAGGTCTTTGAAGTCCCTGCCCGATATTTTCGACTTCGAGCCGTCCTTGTTTTCGATTTCGTACACCGCGTTTTCGTCGATTCCGCGCGGACTGATTCGCAGGAAGCCGGCGGGGCTTTGCCGGCGGCGGAATGCCGCAATGAACCCCCCGCCCGATTCGGGGTCGTGCCCCTGATAGGCGCACCAATTTTCGAAGTTTTCGGGGGCCTGGGTAAGCCTGTAAAAATCGCGCGCAATGTATTTGCGTATGCGTTGAGCCCAGCCGAAATATTCGCGGAGAAGCGGAAGCCGCGACGCGTCTTTCAGCGCCCCCGACGACACGAAAAAGCCGGCGTTCATCGCGCTTGCCATCGCGTATTGGTCGTCGAGGCTCGCGCCGTTGCCGCCCGTATGAGAGGGCAGCCAAGACGACAGGTAGAAAGTCTGTATTTGGTTCGATTCAGCCGCGCCGTCTATCCGCCAGCATTGGGAATCGGAACGCCACACGACGAACGTGCGCGACATCGATTCGCAGTCGAGCCGCCTGCCGCCGCTTGCGCAGTTGTCGAACTGCATTTGCGGGTATTTTTGTTTGAGCGCGTCCCAAAGTTTCAGAACGCCTTCGGCGTGCTTGAGCATGCCGATTCCCCTGCGGTTCGGAGATTTCGAGTCGAGCAGGTCGAATGCGGCGGACATAGTGTCGGCGGGCAGATTGGAGTCCATTCGCCAGACGTCTGCGCCGTTTTCTTCGAGGGTGTTGGAAAGCGTTTCGAACGCGTAGTTCCATGCGTTTTTGTCGCCCAAGTTGAGGACGGCGCGGGAGTTGTCGGGAGATGGCGCAAGAAATTCGGGGTGTTCGCGCCAGAGCGGCGTTTGCGGCATTACGCGCTCGATTTCAATCCAGAGCGAAAATTTCATTCCCGCCGCGTTTGCGGCTTTTGCGAGAGGCAAAAGTTTTTGCGGGTGTACGTTTGTGTTTACGCGCCAATCGCCCGCGTTTTGCATCCAGTCGCCGAAAGCGCCCTTTTTCTTCGGGACGTGCGCGCCGCCGAACCAACCCGCGTCGACGCCGTACATCGAAAACGGCAACTCGTGAACCCGCGCGAAGTCGGCGATGTTTACGAGCTTTTCGGTCGGAATGTTGCCGCCTATGCTCGTATATATAGGGGCGCAAACGGGCTTGCCGACGGCGTCTTTGGGCGTCTTGTGTTCGAACACGAATTTGCGCCAGAGGTTCTGCGCGTCGGCAATGCGCATATTTTTCCGGCGCATTACGAGCACCGACGGCAAACTTACCGACTCTTCGGGATTCAGCGAAAAATCGCAGTCGGGAACGCCGATTTTAAGCGAGAAATTCCGCCTGTCTATTTCGAAGAGCGCGCTCCAGTTCCCGCACCCGCCGACGGCGAACAGCGCGCCGTTTAGCTCGTCGAAATCCGCGCCGAAATAGGGAAGCCAGACCGACGCGGGGTAGCCCGTTTTGTTTTCGAGCAGAAGGGAGTCGGACTGCGGGCGGCGTTCGAGCACTACGGTTTCTTCGGCGAAGTCAAACATTGTAGTTGCCGCGCCTTTCAATCTGCGGATTTTCACCTTGTCGCTTTTAATATTGTCGGGGTTGTTTTTCAGGATTAGCGAGTACACGCATAAGTCCGAAAGGTTTTTCGAAGCCGATTTTTTCGAAACGTTCCGCAGGGTGGTTTTGAATTCGGTTATCGGAAATTTTTTGTATCGGCGGATTTCCCTTTCCACTTGCAGCAGCCCGTCGGGCGAAGTGTAGACGAGCCGTTTCGCCGCGCATTCGGGAGTGTCTTCAAGCGGAGTTTCGGCGGGCGCGCCGAACGCAAGCTGTTCGCCTCCGTATTTTAGCGACGCCGACGCCGCTTCGGGCGCTTCGAAAAGCGGCGCATACTCCGCGGCGCGGGAAAACGCCGCGAAGATAGATGCGCCCGCAACGGCCAATATGGTGTGGATTGCTCTGTTCATAGGGTAAAACTACCAAACGCGGCGTTTTTCTTCAAGCAAAATGCGCGCCCGCGTTGCATGGCAAAAAAAATGTTTGACAGAGGAGCGCGATTTTTAAATATTTTCTCAATCGTTTGAGGCAAAAATTTTATAAATTCAGAAAAAGGCGAAACTATGGTAAGATTTGCGGTAATAGGAATGGGCCCCATCGGCTCAATGCACGTTGACAACCTCATGGGAGGGAAAATCCCCGAAGCGGAAATCGCATGCGCATGCGAGCAGCGCCCCGTGGAAGACCCAAAATATGCGGGGCTTAAAATATACAAAGAGCTTGACGACATGCTCGCAGCGGGCGGCTTCGACGCGGTGATTGTTTCGACCCCATCGTTCACGCACTATCCGCTCGCAAAAAAGTGCCTCGAAGCGGGCTACCACACCCTCGTTGAAAAACCCATCGCCCTCTGCACGGCGGACGCGATAGAGCTTCAGGAGTTCGCAAAAAAATGCGGAAAGAAGTGCGCAATCATGCTCAACCAGCGCACGACCCCGCTCTACGCGCGAATCAAAGAGCTTATCGACAGCGGCGAAATCGGCAAAATCAACCGCGTTTCGTGGACGATGTCGAACTGGTACAGACCCGACATCTACTTCCAGTCGAGCCCGTGGCGCGGGACGTGGAAGGGCGAGGCGGGCGGCGCGCTCATCAACCAGTCTATACACAACATCGACATTTGGGCGTGGGCGTTCGGAATGCCCGAAAAGCTCCGCGCGTGGTGCAAATTCGGCAAATACCACGACATCGAAGTCGAGGACGAAGTAGTCTGCCACCTCGACCTCAAAGGCGGCGCGAGCGCGACTTTCATAACCTCCACGGGCGAATACCCCGGCGCAAACAGGCTCGAAATCGCGGGCGACAAGGCGTTTGTCGTGGCGGAAAACGACGCGCTTACAATCACGCGCATCGAGGGCTCTTCGCTCTCGGAATACACCAGGGACACACTCTACATGTTCGGCTCGCCCGACACAAAGACCGAAACCGAAACGTTCGACGGCAAAGGCGAACAGCACGTCGGCGTTCTCAAAAACTTCGCCCGCGCGATAGACTCGGACGGGCGGCTCGACTTCGACGCCTCGCAGGGCGAGCTTTCGCTCGAACTCGCAAACGCGATGCTGCTTTCGGCGTGGACCGATTCGGAGGTTTCGTTCCCGCTCGACCACGCGAAATACAAGAAGATGCTCGACGGGAAAATCGCGTCGTCCAAGCTGCGCGACAAGCCGCGTCAGGGCGCGATTGTAGACTTCAAAAAATCCTTCAAATAAACGCAACCCGCAAACGAAAGGCAGAAAATGTCGAAACACGCAACGGGCTACGACTACGTCCCCGACGGCAACGCAAAAGACAAGACGGTCGCCGACGGCGAGCTTAAATTCGCCGCCGCGGGGCTCGACCACGGGCACATCTACGCAATGACGCAGGGCATGCTCAACGCGGGCGCGAACTGCGAATACGTCTGGGATACCGACGAAAAGCGCATTGCCGAATTCCTGAAACGCTTTCCCGACGTAAAGGTCGCGGAATCGCTCGGGCAGA
The Opitutia bacterium KCR 482 genome window above contains:
- a CDS encoding FprA family A-type flavoprotein, encoding MEKIAEGIFFCGTCDRQRKIFDQLVPLPQGTTYNSYLVVGADKTALIDTTYAKFEDGYLEAIAASGAKIDYIISNHAEPDHSAAIPALLKIHPNAEVYCTAKCAENLQNMLGVPADRIRAVSDGQELPLGGKTLRFMPAPWVHWPDTMLTYLEEDSMLFTCDFFGAHYTSNGLFADLSPELAEAAKRYYAEIMMPFANFCAKYLAKVKELSPKAILPSHGPIYAGKDSVEFIENLYEKWTGGSSACKAVIAYVSMYDSTKLMADYLENALASRGVQAVKADLMESDEGELAEQLVDAAGIVFGTPMVLNGPHPKSVYLAYIANILRPKLKFTAVFGSLGWAGKLDAPIDAMFTQIKPQKLETVAVKGRPTPEDFKRLDALADAIAAITKPQ
- a CDS encoding glycosyl hydrolase family 28 protein, which encodes MMKKMMLTKLFAPLAALFVLPFAACAKSEPTVITYPAPASEKARTSWSVSVNGKNVDIYKALSPQFEGGEYYFAMFDFDRDAEITVKSAKPLDKAELFPNRIKAKVSEKNRIVFDVAKPPFSAVVIRDERNMPLVIFGNPLEKDAPKAGDKNVVYFGAGVHTPDEIKLSDNQTLYIAGGAVVKSRLRATGKNISVRGRGILSGELSERFSTGNMLDFDKCENLSVRDIVCKDPSGWMFVVRSSKGVEIDNVKLCASRMINDDAIDLCNTSDVSIKNVFARAQDDIIAVKGMGGAESTVGTVISGKPAFGAFLPCKNISIENCLFWTDIANIFRIGFECAASEMADIKVRNIDVPFYAVNCRDPRAFWSKGIIWLQAANAMPMRNVSFENITVRSNGNDMCMLIANPRKIKLTIHADSDKAGKVFDCSLKNFKVYGKKGDFKGTIFIDGVDENSFVKNLSLENFEYFGEKIGADYKHFELGKNNTSGVSIK
- a CDS encoding alpha-galactosidase; translated protein: MNRAIHTILAVAGASIFAAFSRAAEYAPLFEAPEAASASLKYGGEQLAFGAPAETPLEDTPECAAKRLVYTSPDGLLQVEREIRRYKKFPITEFKTTLRNVSKKSASKNLSDLCVYSLILKNNPDNIKSDKVKIRRLKGAATTMFDFAEETVVLERRPQSDSLLLENKTGYPASVWLPYFGADFDELNGALFAVGGCGNWSALFEIDRRNFSLKIGVPDCDFSLNPEESVSLPSVLVMRRKNMRIADAQNLWRKFVFEHKTPKDAVGKPVCAPIYTSIGGNIPTEKLVNIADFARVHELPFSMYGVDAGWFGGAHVPKKKGAFGDWMQNAGDWRVNTNVHPQKLLPLAKAANAAGMKFSLWIEIERVMPQTPLWREHPEFLAPSPDNSRAVLNLGDKNAWNYAFETLSNTLEENGADVWRMDSNLPADTMSAAFDLLDSKSPNRRGIGMLKHAEGVLKLWDALKQKYPQMQFDNCASGGRRLDCESMSRTFVVWRSDSQCWRIDGAAESNQIQTFYLSSWLPSHTGGNGASLDDQYAMASAMNAGFFVSSGALKDASRLPLLREYFGWAQRIRKYIARDFYRLTQAPENFENWCAYQGHDPESGGGFIAAFRRRQSPAGFLRISPRGIDENAVYEIENKDGSKSKISGRDFKDLRIDLPPRDFQFLFYRKMAAPR
- a CDS encoding Gfo/Idh/MocA family oxidoreductase, with product MVRFAVIGMGPIGSMHVDNLMGGKIPEAEIACACEQRPVEDPKYAGLKIYKELDDMLAAGGFDAVIVSTPSFTHYPLAKKCLEAGYHTLVEKPIALCTADAIELQEFAKKCGKKCAIMLNQRTTPLYARIKELIDSGEIGKINRVSWTMSNWYRPDIYFQSSPWRGTWKGEAGGALINQSIHNIDIWAWAFGMPEKLRAWCKFGKYHDIEVEDEVVCHLDLKGGASATFITSTGEYPGANRLEIAGDKAFVVAENDALTITRIEGSSLSEYTRDTLYMFGSPDTKTETETFDGKGEQHVGVLKNFARAIDSDGRLDFDASQGELSLELANAMLLSAWTDSEVSFPLDHAKYKKMLDGKIASSKLRDKPRQGAIVDFKKSFK